In Deltaproteobacteria bacterium, the sequence CTGCCGGCGTCGCCCGAGCTGCTGGCGTCGGTGGTCGATCCGCGCTGCTGCTGCCGGAGTCCGAGCCGCTGGCGCTGCTCGAGTCGCTACCGCTGGTGTCGGTCGTGCTCGACGTCGCGGTCGTGCTGGCGGTGGTCGAGTCGGTCGTGCTCGCGGTCGTGCTGGCGGTCGTGCTGGCGGTGGTCGAGTCGGTCGTGCTCGCGGTCGTGCTCGCGGTCGTGCTGCTGTCGGCACCACCATCGGTGCTCGAGTCATCACCGCCGCACGCAACGCCGAGCACCATCATGCAGGTCAGGACAAGGTTCGTCTTCATGGGTTGCATGCTAGCAAACCCATGCCGCGACCACCGCTCGCGTGGGATGCACGCGCGGCCGAGCTAGGGACGCGCAGCGCCGCCATACATGGCGCGACTGGCGTCCACCACGGCATCGATGATCTTGGTGTACCCCGTGCAGCGGCACAGGTTGCCGGCCAGCGCGGCGCGGACCTCGGCGTCTTCGACCGGGCGCTGCACGCGGCGCAGCAGCGCCTCCGCACTCATGAGGATGCCAGGGGTACAAAAGCCGCACTGCGCGGCGTCGTGGCGATCGAATGCGTCCTGCAGCGGGTGGCAACCCAGCGACGGCGCACTCGCGAGGCCCTCGACGGTGGTGACCTCGCGACCTTCGACCGCGAGCGCGAGCGTGAGGCAGGCGAGCCGGGGCACGCCGTCGACCTGCACGGTGCACGCACCGCAGTCGCCCTTGTCGCAGCCCTGCTTGCTGCCGATCAAGTCGAGCTGGTAGCGCAGCACCTCGAGCAGCGTGCGATGGGGCGCGACCGCGACCGCGACGGGCCGCGCGTTGACGGAGCACTGCAACAGGCGGGCGGGCGTGACGGGATCGGACATCGCGTGCGAGCGCCCAGGAGTCTCGCTGCGACGCGGCCCCGGAGGCAAGGCGGCCCGACGTGAGCTGCGCGACGAAGTTGGCCGGCCCCGGCCCGCGTGCGCCCGATGGGCGCCCATTTCGTGCGAGATTGCCACCCGTGAGCGACCACGACCACGGCGCCCGCGTGAGCTGGGACGAGTACTTCATGGACATCGCGGCGGTGATCGCCACGCGAGCGACGTGCGCGCGCAAGCACGTCGGCGCCGTGATCGTCCGCGATCGCACGATCCTCTCGACCGGCTACAACGGCTCGATCCGCGGCACGCCGCACTGCGACGAGGCCGGCCACCTGATGGAGGACGGCCACTGCGTGCGCACGATCCACGCCGAGATCAACGCGGTGATCCAGGCCGCGAAGAACGGCACCGCGATCGAGGGCGCGAGCATCTACGTGACGGCATCGCCGTGCTGGAACTGCTTCAAGGCCATCGCCAACGCCGGCATCCGTCGGGTCGTGTTCGGCGAGTTCTACCGCGACGAGCGCATCTTCGATGCCGCGCGTCAGCTCGGCATCGAGCTGGTGCAGCTGGCGCGCAGCCCCGAGGCGACGCCGCCGCGATGAGGTACCGGCGGCAGGCGACGCTGGCCGCCGCGCTGTCGCTGGCGACCGGCTGCGCGATGCACCGCGGTGCATTCGAGCCCGGGCTCACCGCGCCGGCCGCCGAGCGGGTCGCGATCGCGATCGTCGGCGGTGCGGGCGCGGTCGGCCCCGCCGCGACGCCCACCGCGACCGCGCTGCACGATGCGCTCGCCCCACACGCGCGTGCGACCGTGCTCCTGCTCGGCGACTTCACGCCGCACCGTCGCGCGCACCGTGGGCGTCGCGTCGATCCCAGCGACGCCCCGGCGCCGGTCACAGCTGCCGCGCTGGGCCTGCGGGGCGCACAGGTCTTCGCGCTCGCCGGTGACGCCGAGCTCGGCGTCGCCGCGCGCAACCCGGCGACCCGAGACGCTGCGGTGGTCCGCATCGCGGCCGACGGTACCGCGCGGGTGATCTCGAGCTGCGACGTCGCACGCTGCCGCATCGACGGCGACGGCGACGGCGGGGTGGTCGAGCTGGTGCTGCTCGATCTGCAGCCGTGGACCCGCGATCGCGGTCGCCAGGCCGACGCTGCCGTCGCGCGATCACTGACGTTGCTCGACGCGCTCGCGACCACGCCGTCGTCGACCCCCAGGGTCCTCGCGCTGTACCTGCCGGTCGAAGGCGCGTTCGAGCACGGGCTCGGCAGCAACCACGATCCCTCGGCGATTTTCCACCGCCTGCCCGAGGTGCTGCAGCGCGCGCTGCAGTCGGGCATGTTCGCCGGCGTGGTCGCGGGCGGCGAGCGCTCGCTGTACGTGCAACCCGATCTCGCGGCACCGATCGCCCGCAGCGACCGCGTGTTCCTCGAGCGCCCGCTGTGGCAGGTCGTCAGTGGCAACGCGGCGGCTCCGCGAGCCGGTCGCGCCGCGCTTCGCAGCGCGTGGGTGAGGGGCGTGGGCTACCGCCCGCCGGTCGCGACGTCCGAGCCCGGCTTCGCGGTGCTCGAGCTGGGCGGCGACGCGCCGCCGCGCGTGCGGCTCTACGCCCGACGCCACCGCCACTGGCTCACCACCACCGTGCCGCTACCGATCGCAGCGCGCGAGGGTGACCAGGCCCCGCGCACCATGCCCAACATGACGCCGTGCATGCGCTGCGTCGACGTGCCCGTCAACGAACGCCCGTGAGCCGAGCCGGCTCAGCCGACGTCGCGCAGGCACGCCGCCGCGATCACGCAGTTGCGCCCCGCTTGCTTGGCGCCGAGCAAGCAACCGTCGGCCAGCGCGATGATGCTGGCGGCGCCCGCCTCACCGGGGCCGAGCGCCTCGAGATCGGCGATGCCGATCGTCATCGTGCAGCCGCGGGCCCGGGCGTCGCGGGCGAAGGCCTCGCGCAGCCGCTCGGCGATGCCGCTGGCACCGCGGGCGGCGACGCCTGGTAGCGCGATCAAGAACTCGTCGCCGCCCCACCGGCAGACGCGATCCCCCGGCCGCAGGTGGGCACGGAAGCACACCGCCGCCAGCTGCAGCACCTCATCGCCGGCCGGATGGCCGTGGGTGTCGTTGACGCGCTTGAAGTGATCGAGGTCCACGAGCATGACCGTGAGATCCCGACGCAGGTGCAGCGCCTCGAGGCACGCGCCGTCGAGCCACTCTTCGATCGCGCGACGGTTGTCGAGGCCAGTCAGCGCGTCGCGGCGCGCATCGGTGCGCTCGCGCTCGAGCTGGCTCAGCCGCGACCACGCGCGGCGCACCATGCCGACCAGATCGAGCAGCTGCTGCCGTACGATCGCCGGATCGTCGTGATCCCCGAAGCCGACCTCGAGCCGCACCGGCGGCTGATCGGCGGGGGACAGCCGCAACGCCATGGTCAGTGAAGGGCGCTCGTCGAGGTCCTCCCCGGCGCTGCTCCACACCGTCTCGGCGTCGAGCACCCGCGCGCGAGGGATCCGGAACGCACCGACCAGCTCGTCGACGCAGACCCGTGCGAGCTCGGCATGATCGACGGCGTCGATCACCCGCATCGCGAACCGGAGCACCGGCGGAGTCGCGTCGTGTTCGGCCACGGATTCCGGCCCGGACATCGCCCGACCCGAGCGGCCGCTGAAGTCCCAGGCGCGGCCACCCCTTTCGATCCTCCGGGCGTCCCCAAACGGGTCGATGGCCGTGCTTGCCCGGTGCCGCGCCCATCGCCACATGGACTCCCAGGTGCCCCGGGAACGCCAACGAATCGCCGTGCTCGCGCTACAGCGCCTCGGCGACGTCGTCACCGCCGCGCGGGTGACCGATGCGCTCTCGCGGCGACGCGACACCGCGGGCGTCGAGCTGCTGCACTGGGAGCAGACCGAGCAGGCCGCTGCGCTGCTGCCCGGCGTGGCCGCGCGCCACCGCCTGCCCTTCACCGGCCTGCGCCGGCGCGCCCGCGTGCACGCGATCGCAGCCCTGCGCACGCTGAGCACCCACGTCGATGCGATCACGGCCGAGGGCGGCTTCGACGTGGTCGTGAACCTGTCGTCGACGCGCTTCTCGTGCTGGCTCGCACCGGCGCTGCTGGCCGAGGGTGGCCGCGTGCTCGGCCCCTCGATCGATGCGTTGGGTCGCTACGTGCCGTCGCACGGCGCGATCGACCACCTCAACGGCTGGGGTGTCGACCAGCGCCTGTCGAGCTTCGCCCATCAGGATCTGTATGCGCTCGCGGCCGGTGTGCGGCTCGCGGGCTGGTCGGGCCTGCGCGAGGGCAACCGCCGTCGCCGCGGTCCGGTGGTGGTTCATCCCTTCGGCAGCGAACGCAGCAAGGATTGGCGCACCCCCGACGACTGGCGTCAGCTCGTGGCCGCGATCCCGGCCGCGCTCGGCCAGCGCGTCGTCGTGGTCGGTGCGCCGTCGGAGCGCGCCGTGCTGGCGTCGATCGCAGCGGGCACCGCCGCCGACGTCGAGACCTGCTCGCTCGCCGACTACACCGCGCTGCTCGCCGACGCCCACGGCCTCATCAGCGTCGACACGGTCGCGATCCACCTCGCCGCGCAGGTCGGCTGTCCCACGGTCGTGCTGCGTCAGGGGGTCGCCGGCGGGCTCGCGTTCGTGCCCGGTCCCGCCGCGCTGTGCGTCGATGCCGACCCCGAGCCCGCGCAGCTGGCCGACGTCCTCGCGCTGGCGCTGCGCCAGTTCTCGCCCGCGCCGGTGCCCCTGCACGCCCACACCGAGCTGCTCCGGCGCGTGCGCGTACGCGAGGGCTTCCGCGACGATCACGGCATGCTCGGACTGCGCACACCGTCGTGGTGCCACGCACCGCCGCAGGCCCACGATGACGACGCCAACGACTCGCACTGGCGAGCGATGTGGCGGTGCCACTTCGCCGGCGTGCCCGCCACCGACTCACTGTGGGCGGCCTGTGCCGCAGGTCGCGGTCGCTTCGGCGCGCTGCGCTGGCAGGCACTGCTGTCACTGCCCGATCGCCTCGGTGCTGCGGCGCGGGCGTTCGCACTGCGTGGCCAGGTCGCCGCCCACCGCAGTGATCGCGACGACGGTGGCGACGGACGGAGTGCAGCGTGACGCGATCCAACACCCCTATGGTTGCGATCGATCCCGGTGCCGGCACGCACACGCCAGGCGTCGAGACGCCCGCGTCGTCGCACGTCGCCGCCAACGAAGCACCACCTCCGATCGAGGCCACCGCTGCCACGGCGGCCGTCGATCCGCTGTGCATCTGGATCGTCGACGACACCCATCTCGAGCGCGAAGGTGACGGCGCCGCCGCCGAGCCCGCGCCCCCCGGCGTCACGCCCTGTGCGCTGACGCAGGCGCAGGCGTGGCTCACCGGCGGCGCCCCGGCCTGGCTCCGCGCACGACGCATCGACGGCATCATCTTCACCCACGCCGCCGACGCGCCCGCGACCGTGCGCCGCGCGGCCCGAGCCCTGCGCGAGCGACTGTGCCCGCGCGACGCCGGCGGCCTGCGCGAGCTCGCGATGGCGTGGGGTCACCGTTCGCTGGCCGCCGCGCTCGCCCGCATGCGTCCGCACCAGCAGCCCAGCTTCGCCGATCTCGCGCGCGCCCTGCCCCGGGACGAAGAGGACGCACGCCGTACCGCCCGCCTGCTGTGGGCGCTGGAGCACCTATGACACCCAACGAGCTGCCCCCGATGCCGGCCGTGCCAGGCCTCGGTGCCCTGGTCTCCGAGCTGGCGCAGATCAACTGCGCGCTGTGGCACGAGGAAGACGCCGCCCGCACCGACGACGATCTGGCGGTCGCGCGGGCCAAGCGGGCCATCGACCAGCTGAACCAGCGCCGCAACGACACCATCGAGGCCATCGACGACCTCGTGATCGCATGGGCGCGCTCGGCCGCGACCCGCGGCCAGCACGGTGGGGGGCACGGTGGGGGGCACGGTGGGGGGCACAGTGGCTGAGACCGTCGGCTCCCTCATCGACAAGCTCACCATCATCGAGCTGCGGCGCTTCCACACCGAGCAGGCAATGTGCAACCCGCTCGCAGCGCCCGAGCTGCGCCACACCGCCGCGCTGCGGCTACGCGTCATCGACGAGCAGCGTGACGATCTCTGCGTCGAGCTGGACGCCACCTGGCGCGCCATCGTCGAGCGCGGCAAGGTGCCGAAGGTCTACCGGCAGTTCAAGCTCTACAACGACCCGGCGATGCGCAGCGCCAGCGGCCGCGGCAAGTAGCGGCCGCGGCCCGACACACGCTACTGGCAGGGCGGATCGTCCATGCCGGCGATCCAATCGCTGATGAGCGTCGCACCGAAGTCGTCGGCGAGCAGGCTCGGCAGCTCCGGCATCTTGATGTCCGGATCGGTCGTGCTCATGCGAAACGGCACGATGCTGCGCTCCGGATCACCGGGCCAGATGTCGACCTGTCGACCACCGGCACCGGCACCGGCCGCCGCCGGCACCTTGCACACGCCGTACGACGGCGGGTCGTCCTCGGTGAACAGGAACGTGAGCCCGCTCGGCCCGCCGCCGCCGCCGGGGCGGTGGCAGTGCGAGCAGTTGCCGTGCAGATACGAGCGCGCGCGCAGCTCGAGCGCGTCGTCGCCCGCGGGGTGGCTGAGCGCGGGCAACGTCGAGGCCGGCGGTGGCGGGGTCGTGAACAACCCCAGCTCGGCGAACAGATCGATCTGGTTGCCGCTCATGCCCGACTCCGGCGGCGCGTCGGTGTTGAGCTGCAGCGTCGAAGGGCCGAGCACCCGCGGCACGTCGTCGCGGGAGTGGCAGTCCTCGCAGGTGTTCTGGTCGGGCACGAGGTAGTGCTGCTGCGCCGGCTGGCCGTTCTCGTCGAGGTAGTCGAGGTCCACGTCGGCGCCGGCCTTCTTGCGCACGGCCTCGGTCTGCTCGTCGTCCCACACGTAGATGTACGACTTCACCCCGGTCTTCTCGTAGACCAAGAGGCGGGTCTCGACGATGTGCGGATCGTCGTCGGGCTCGCTGCGGTCGGTGTCGAAGAAGAACGTCTTGATGAAGATCGTGCCCTCGGGGAAGCCCCACTCGTCCTGCTCGGTGCGCTCGATCTTGCCGCCCTCGGGCAGCTGGAAGTAGCGCCCCTTGCCGGCGTAGTCGGCCCACAGCGGCGCGTTGACGGTGTACGCGTACACGCCATCCACCGGCTGCATCTGCGCCAGCGGCCCCTCGAAGAAGCGCCAGTCCGAGAGCTTCTCGTACGGCGGATCGCCGGGATCGTAGGGCGCGGGATCACTGCCGCACGCCGAAGCGGCGAGCAGCGCGACGAGGCACGAACGACGGCAGCGCGGGCGCGACATACGACGCTACTCCGTGGGCAGCGCGGGCTGCGTGCACGCGACGGTGGCAGGATCGCTGGTCGCACCCATCGCGTCGCCGCACAGGTCGGCGTTCATGAACGTGACCGAGCTGCCCTCACCCAAGCAGTTCGACAGCGAGCCGTCGTCGTTGTTCTTGTCGCCGGCAATGCAGCCATCGATGATCACGTCGGGCGTCGGCGTCATGTTGCCGGCCAGCAGCAACACCAGCGGGTCCGGCATGGTGCCGTTGCCCATGAAGGTGTTGTCGTGGATGTAGTTGCCCTCCGACCAGATGTCGTAGGCGGGGTCGTTGGGTGGCTCGAACAGCCCCGACTCCTCGCTGTAGGCGATGATGGCCACACCGACGCTGTCGTTGTTGGCGATGGTGTTGCCGTGGATCTCGTTGTTGTCGGCGGCCAGCACCAACATGCCCACGCCTGGCGGGACGATGCCGACCACCGTACCGGGATCGGCGAAGTTGGTGACGTTGTTGTCGTGGACGTCGTTCTCGTAGACGTTGGCGCGCTTGCCGTCCTTGACGTCGAGCCCCGGCAGGTTGAACACGAGGATACCGGCGGTGTTGCTGTAGCTCTCGTTGCGCCGCACGATCGCGTCGGTCGAGTTCTCGATCTCGATGCCGGCGACGTTGTCGTGGGCGATCGAGTCCTCGACCACGATCGCGGTCGACTGGCCGACGTAGATGCCGGCATCGCGGGCGCCGACGACCTCACACTCCTGGATCAGCACGCCGTTGCTACCGACCGGGTAGAGCCCGTAGGCGCCGTTCGACAGCGCGTGCATCGCCTCCCAGATCACCCCCACCCGCACGAACGCGATGTTCTCGACCTGGTCGCCGCGGATGCCGTCGCCGGGCGTGTTGCGCACGGTGAACTCGGTGAGCGTGACGTCGTTGCCCTTCACGAGCATGCCGTTGCCGCCGGTCTCTTGGCCGGTGAAGTCGAGGATCGTCATGTCCTTGCCCGCGCCGCGCACGGTCACGCCGTTGGCGTTGAGCGACAGCTGACGCGTCAGGTGGTACTCGCCCGCCGCCAGGCACAGCGTCTTGCCGTCGGTCGCGTCGACGAACGCCTCCGTGACCGCCGTCTGGTCGTCGTCGCTGGGCTCGACGTAGAGGTCGCAGCCGGCCGGCAGATCGCCGCCGGTGGAATCGGCGCTCGACTCGTTGCCATCGCCGCTCGAGCCGCAGCCGATGGGCAGGGTCACGAGCGCGGTGGCGAGGGCGGAGGTGATGCGAATCGAACGAAGCGAGGTGGTCACGCGAATCTCCGGGGCAAGGCGGGCGGACCCAAGGGGGCAGCGGTCCGACTTCCGCATTACCAGAGCGTGTCCGATCACGCAAAGCCGGGCGAGCGCCGCTGCGCCGCGAAACGCACGAAGCCGACGTCGACGCCCTCGTGACCGGGGCCCGACTCGGCTCCTCGAGAACGCGCGCGTGTCCGCGCACGCCCGACGCGCGAGCGCTACTCGGCGCTCAGGATCAGCGTGAACGCAGCACCGTTGGCGCTGCCTGCGGTGCCGCTGGCGATGGTGCTCCCGCCCATCTTAGCGTCGAAGTCCTCACCGGTCTGCGCCGCACCGATCACGATGAAGATGCCGGTGTCGGTGGTCATGTCGGCGGTGATGGTGTCGTCGGCGGCAACGTAGCGGATGATCGCGCCGCTGCCCGCGTCGGCGGGCTCGACGGTCGCGCCCGCGACCGGCAGACCGTCGGGCCCGCGCACGAAGCCGATCACGCCGCCGGCATCGCCGAGCGGCAGCGAGGCCGCGTCGACCTCGGCGTCGGCCATCAGCGCGGTCGACCACGCGGTGAGCTTCGCCGAGGGCACCAGCCACAGGTCGTGGATGCCGGTGCCGACGGCGTACACCGAGCCCATCACCGGCGATGCGAGGCCGGTCGCGGTGAGGTAGCCGTCGGCGCCCTCGACCAGCGCGATGATGGCGATCGCTTGGTTGATCGGCACGTCCGAGGTGACGTCGACGCGGCCATCGGCGCCCGAGGTCGCCTGCGCCAGCGCGGTCGCGCCGCCGGGGTTCGTGATCGCGTTGAGGGCGCCGGCGACCTTCATGGTCGCGCCCGCGACGGGCATGCGGGTCGAGAAGTCGAACACCGTGCCGGTCACGCGGGTGTTGCAGCCGGCGTCGGTGGCGGGCGACGGGCCGCAGGTCGCGTCGGCGTTGAGCGGCACATCGGTGAAGATCGTGCACACGCCCGACATGCAGTCGCCGTTCGCGGTGCAGGCATCACCATCGGCCGCGGCACCACCGGCGCCCGGGCACACGTCGGAGCCGCCGGTCGAGTCGGCGGTGCCGTCGGTCGTCGACGAGGCAGACATGCCCGAGGTCGCGGTCATGCCGGTCATGCCGGTCATGCCGGTGGCGCTCGAGGAGCCGGAATCGGCCCCGGTGTCGGAGTCGTCGCCCGCGGGGCAAGCCGCGAGAGCGAGCAACGAGGTCATCACGGCGGCGATGGGAAAGCTGAAGCGGTTCATCGGATTCTCTTCGTAGGGGTGGCGAGCGCGCCAGGAGGGGCCACGCGGCGCGGCACGTGCCGGCACGCGTGGCCGGACGCGCGGAGCCTAGCAGCCTGCCTCGAAGCCCTGCAACGCGGGCGCACGCCAGCCCGCCCGTCGCCGTGGGCGCCGGGGCCGACAACGCGCGCTGCCTCACGACCACGATGTCGCGCAGCGACGCGGCGCACCAGCGTTCGTGCACGGTCGATCGCAAGCGGCGGCGCGGATCCACCCGGGATCTCCGCCGCCGCTCGGACACCGCGGGCTTCCGCGATCAGCCGTCGATCTCGGTGAAACC encodes:
- a CDS encoding dCMP deaminase family protein gives rise to the protein MDIAAVIATRATCARKHVGAVIVRDRTILSTGYNGSIRGTPHCDEAGHLMEDGHCVRTIHAEINAVIQAAKNGTAIEGASIYVTASPCWNCFKAIANAGIRRVVFGEFYRDERIFDAARQLGIELVQLARSPEATPPR
- a CDS encoding right-handed parallel beta-helix repeat-containing protein codes for the protein MTTSLRSIRITSALATALVTLPIGCGSSGDGNESSADSTGGDLPAGCDLYVEPSDDDQTAVTEAFVDATDGKTLCLAAGEYHLTRQLSLNANGVTVRGAGKDMTILDFTGQETGGNGMLVKGNDVTLTEFTVRNTPGDGIRGDQVENIAFVRVGVIWEAMHALSNGAYGLYPVGSNGVLIQECEVVGARDAGIYVGQSTAIVVEDSIAHDNVAGIEIENSTDAIVRRNESYSNTAGILVFNLPGLDVKDGKRANVYENDVHDNNVTNFADPGTVVGIVPPGVGMLVLAADNNEIHGNTIANNDSVGVAIIAYSEESGLFEPPNDPAYDIWSEGNYIHDNTFMGNGTMPDPLVLLLAGNMTPTPDVIIDGCIAGDKNNDDGSLSNCLGEGSSVTFMNADLCGDAMGATSDPATVACTQPALPTE
- a CDS encoding DUF4254 domain-containing protein, with translation MTPNELPPMPAVPGLGALVSELAQINCALWHEEDAARTDDDLAVARAKRAIDQLNQRRNDTIEAIDDLVIAWARSAATRGQHGGGHGGGHGGGHSG
- a CDS encoding (2Fe-2S)-binding protein gives rise to the protein MSDPVTPARLLQCSVNARPVAVAVAPHRTLLEVLRYQLDLIGSKQGCDKGDCGACTVQVDGVPRLACLTLALAVEGREVTTVEGLASAPSLGCHPLQDAFDRHDAAQCGFCTPGILMSAEALLRRVQRPVEDAEVRAALAGNLCRCTGYTKIIDAVVDASRAMYGGAARP
- a CDS encoding glycosyltransferase family 9 protein, encoding MPRERQRIAVLALQRLGDVVTAARVTDALSRRRDTAGVELLHWEQTEQAAALLPGVAARHRLPFTGLRRRARVHAIAALRTLSTHVDAITAEGGFDVVVNLSSTRFSCWLAPALLAEGGRVLGPSIDALGRYVPSHGAIDHLNGWGVDQRLSSFAHQDLYALAAGVRLAGWSGLREGNRRRRGPVVVHPFGSERSKDWRTPDDWRQLVAAIPAALGQRVVVVGAPSERAVLASIAAGTAADVETCSLADYTALLADAHGLISVDTVAIHLAAQVGCPTVVLRQGVAGGLAFVPGPAALCVDADPEPAQLADVLALALRQFSPAPVPLHAHTELLRRVRVREGFRDDHGMLGLRTPSWCHAPPQAHDDDANDSHWRAMWRCHFAGVPATDSLWAACAAGRGRFGALRWQALLSLPDRLGAAARAFALRGQVAAHRSDRDDGGDGRSAA
- a CDS encoding GGDEF domain-containing protein; the protein is MAEHDATPPVLRFAMRVIDAVDHAELARVCVDELVGAFRIPRARVLDAETVWSSAGEDLDERPSLTMALRLSPADQPPVRLEVGFGDHDDPAIVRQQLLDLVGMVRRAWSRLSQLERERTDARRDALTGLDNRRAIEEWLDGACLEALHLRRDLTVMLVDLDHFKRVNDTHGHPAGDEVLQLAAVCFRAHLRPGDRVCRWGGDEFLIALPGVAARGASGIAERLREAFARDARARGCTMTIGIADLEALGPGEAGAASIIALADGCLLGAKQAGRNCVIAAACLRDVG
- a CDS encoding DUF4254 domain-containing protein, with protein sequence MAETVGSLIDKLTIIELRRFHTEQAMCNPLAAPELRHTAALRLRVIDEQRDDLCVELDATWRAIVERGKVPKVYRQFKLYNDPAMRSASGRGK